A single Sphingomonas kaistensis DNA region contains:
- a CDS encoding DUF1272 domain-containing protein translates to MLAMKEQCERCAEALPAHLPGAFICSFECTFCAPCAEELDEHCPNCRGELLDRPTRSKAAAAKAKS, encoded by the coding sequence ATGCTGGCGATGAAGGAGCAGTGCGAGCGCTGCGCCGAGGCGCTCCCCGCGCATCTGCCGGGCGCCTTCATCTGCAGCTTCGAATGCACCTTCTGCGCGCCGTGCGCCGAGGAACTGGACGAGCATTGTCCCAATTGCCGGGGTGAACTGCTCGACCGGCCGACGCGTTCGAAAGCAGCGGCGGCTAAGGCAAAATCTTAA
- a CDS encoding NnrU family protein gives MSAAATTALFAGLFVATHLLMSHPLRAPLVARLGPKGFLAAYSAVSFACFVPMVMARRAVGAEGLLWPVPGWAWGAALPIMWLASVLLAGSFVRNPAMETMQSHDAVIGRPAGVFRWTRHPMMWSFALWGLVHLLVNPEPSAVAIALAILVLALVGAKAQDAKKREQVGERWAEWERQTSFVPFARGLALPGWTAFVGGTLLFLLATWLHPLPVGVWALR, from the coding sequence GTGAGTGCGGCGGCGACGACGGCGCTGTTCGCAGGCCTGTTTGTCGCCACCCACCTTCTGATGTCGCACCCGCTACGGGCGCCGCTGGTCGCACGGCTCGGACCCAAGGGCTTCTTAGCGGCTTATTCGGCAGTGTCGTTCGCTTGCTTCGTGCCAATGGTCATGGCCCGGCGCGCCGTGGGTGCGGAAGGCTTGCTGTGGCCGGTGCCAGGCTGGGCGTGGGGGGCGGCATTGCCGATCATGTGGCTGGCCAGCGTGCTGCTGGCGGGGTCATTCGTGCGCAATCCGGCAATGGAGACCATGCAGAGCCATGATGCGGTGATCGGACGGCCCGCAGGCGTGTTCCGCTGGACCCGTCACCCGATGATGTGGAGCTTCGCGCTGTGGGGGCTGGTGCATCTGCTGGTGAACCCGGAGCCGAGCGCGGTGGCCATTGCGCTTGCGATCCTGGTGCTCGCTCTGGTGGGCGCAAAGGCGCAGGACGCCAAGAAGCGGGAACAGGTTGGTGAGCGCTGGGCGGAATGGGAGCGGCAGACGAGCTTCGTTCCATTTGCTCGCGGCCTCGCGCTGCCCGGCTGGACCGCGTTCGTGGGCGGCACCCTCCTTTTCCTGCTGGCGACTTGGCTCCATCCGTTGCCGGTCGGGGTCTGGGCCTTGCGCTGA
- the glmM gene encoding phosphoglucosamine mutase: MARKFFGTDGIRGLTNKAPMTADIALKVGQAAGAHFLRGDHRHRVVIGKDTRLSGYMMESALVAGFTSVGMDVVLLGPMPTPAVAMLTRSMRADLGVMISASHNPFHDNGIKLFGPDGFKLSDEDELAIEALLEQEVELVEANRIGRAKRIEDARGRYVHFAKATFPDKLRLDGLKIVVDCANGAAYHVAPDALWELGAEVVQLGVQPNGTNINDQCGSTHPKLLQETVVATGADIGLALDGDADRLIVIDDTGKVIDGDQLMALIALDQQRQGLLRGGGVVATVMSNLGLERHLGEAGLQLHRTKVGDRYVLEAMREKGCNVGGEQSGHIILTDHATTGDGLVAGLQILAAMVGQDRRASDLLAQFEPVPQLLRNVRFKAGAPLEDAAVKACIADAEKQLDGRGRLVIRKSGTEPLIRVMAEGDDGQEVETVVARICAAVEKAAA, translated from the coding sequence ATGGCACGCAAATTCTTTGGTACCGACGGAATCCGGGGTCTCACCAACAAGGCCCCGATGACGGCCGATATCGCGCTCAAGGTGGGGCAGGCCGCGGGCGCTCATTTCCTGCGCGGCGATCATCGGCACCGGGTGGTGATCGGCAAGGACACGCGGCTGTCGGGCTACATGATGGAAAGCGCGCTGGTGGCGGGGTTCACCAGCGTGGGCATGGATGTGGTACTGCTTGGGCCGATGCCGACCCCGGCGGTGGCGATGCTGACCCGTTCGATGCGCGCGGACCTGGGCGTGATGATCTCGGCCAGCCACAATCCGTTCCACGACAATGGCATCAAGCTGTTCGGTCCCGACGGGTTCAAGCTCAGCGACGAGGACGAGCTGGCGATCGAGGCATTGCTTGAGCAGGAGGTCGAATTGGTCGAGGCCAATCGCATCGGCCGGGCCAAGCGGATCGAGGATGCGCGCGGGCGCTATGTCCATTTCGCCAAGGCGACCTTTCCCGACAAGCTGCGGCTCGACGGGCTCAAGATCGTGGTCGATTGCGCCAATGGCGCGGCCTATCATGTCGCGCCCGACGCGCTGTGGGAACTTGGCGCGGAGGTGGTCCAGCTCGGCGTTCAGCCCAACGGCACCAACATCAACGACCAATGCGGATCGACCCATCCCAAGCTGTTGCAGGAAACGGTGGTGGCGACTGGGGCGGACATCGGGCTGGCGCTCGACGGCGATGCGGATCGACTGATCGTAATCGACGATACGGGCAAGGTGATCGACGGCGACCAATTGATGGCGCTGATCGCGCTCGACCAGCAGCGGCAGGGCTTGCTGCGAGGCGGCGGCGTCGTGGCGACGGTGATGAGCAATCTCGGGCTCGAGCGGCATCTGGGTGAGGCGGGGCTTCAGCTCCATCGCACCAAGGTCGGCGACCGCTATGTTCTTGAAGCGATGCGCGAGAAGGGCTGCAACGTCGGGGGTGAGCAATCGGGGCATATCATCCTTACCGATCATGCGACCACCGGTGATGGGCTGGTTGCGGGCTTGCAGATCCTTGCCGCGATGGTCGGGCAGGACCGCCGGGCGAGCGATCTGCTTGCGCAGTTCGAGCCCGTCCCGCAGCTGCTCCGCAACGTCCGCTTCAAGGCTGGTGCCCCGCTGGAAGACGCGGCGGTGAAGGCATGCATCGCCGATGCCGAAAAGCAGCTCGACGGGCGCGGGCGGCTGGTGATCCGCAAGTCGGGGACCGAGCCGCTGATCCGGGTCATGGCCGAGGGCGACGACGGACAGGAGGTCGAAACCGTGGTGGCGCGGATTTGCGCCGCGGTGGAAAAGGCGGCGGCCTGA